From Streptosporangium album, the proteins below share one genomic window:
- a CDS encoding MFS transporter produces the protein MSSENAPCPTLEPTAAVPPATDRRRWAVLAVLCVSLLLVGVDLTVLHVVVPTLTRQLLPSGAELLWIVDVYALTVAASLVTFGTLGDRIGRRRLVLAGFAVFGLASAAAAWAGTPAQLIAARALLGGGAAMIMASTVAIIRVVFTGRRERALAIGIWTASHSVGAAIGPVVGGLLLQRWWWGAVFLVNVPIAALALAVGARVIPESRDPVPGRWDAVSAAMSAAGLAGVVYSLKRAGDQGGVDLPVLAAGVGGTGLLVLFVLRQRRLSQPLLDLSLFAARRFTAATLCVLGCFGCYTALLFFLTQRFQLVDGHSPLRAGLSLIPLAAAAAVGATSAPWLAARWGNRWAITAALAAFAAGLAVLAAGGEGGVLPWALVTIGVGAGVVMTLGADSIMAAARPEQAGQAAAIQETAFELGAGMGIATLGTALAVTYRIALPPVPGLGPGDHAAARESIGTAIEIADRLAPPVAVPLREVARSAFEQGFATVTAAAAVIVVLTAVMAAILLKDDDVWRSGRQLLHPGGGGACSSSPCMGCTIQAASPEA, from the coding sequence ATGAGCTCCGAGAACGCGCCGTGCCCGACGCTGGAACCCACCGCCGCTGTGCCGCCCGCGACAGACCGGCGTCGATGGGCCGTCCTGGCTGTCCTGTGCGTGAGTCTGCTGCTGGTCGGAGTGGACCTCACGGTGTTGCACGTGGTGGTGCCCACCCTGACCAGGCAGTTGCTCCCGAGCGGGGCCGAGCTGCTGTGGATCGTGGACGTCTACGCCCTGACCGTGGCCGCGTCGCTGGTCACCTTCGGGACGTTGGGCGACCGCATCGGCCGCAGACGTCTCGTGCTCGCGGGGTTCGCCGTGTTCGGGCTGGCCTCCGCCGCGGCTGCCTGGGCCGGCACGCCGGCTCAGCTGATCGCCGCCCGCGCGCTGTTGGGGGGTGGAGCAGCGATGATCATGGCGTCCACGGTGGCGATCATCAGGGTGGTCTTCACCGGCAGGCGGGAGCGGGCGCTGGCCATCGGGATCTGGACGGCCTCCCACAGCGTGGGCGCCGCGATCGGCCCCGTCGTGGGAGGGCTTTTGCTCCAGCGGTGGTGGTGGGGGGCGGTTTTCCTGGTCAACGTGCCGATCGCCGCACTCGCCCTGGCTGTCGGTGCGCGGGTGATCCCGGAGTCGAGGGACCCGGTGCCAGGCCGGTGGGACGCGGTCAGCGCCGCGATGTCGGCAGCGGGGCTCGCGGGCGTGGTCTACTCCTTGAAACGTGCCGGTGACCAAGGAGGCGTGGACCTGCCCGTGCTGGCCGCGGGGGTCGGCGGCACCGGGTTGCTGGTGCTGTTCGTGCTCCGGCAGCGGCGGCTGTCCCAGCCGCTGCTCGACCTCTCGCTGTTCGCCGCCCGCCGCTTCACCGCCGCCACGCTCTGCGTGCTCGGATGCTTCGGCTGCTACACCGCGCTGCTGTTCTTCCTCACCCAGCGGTTCCAGCTCGTCGACGGCCACTCGCCGCTGCGGGCGGGGCTGTCGCTGATACCGCTGGCCGCGGCCGCGGCGGTGGGGGCGACGTCGGCGCCGTGGCTGGCAGCCCGATGGGGAAACCGGTGGGCCATCACCGCGGCGCTGGCCGCCTTCGCGGCCGGGCTGGCCGTGCTCGCCGCGGGCGGGGAGGGGGGAGTGCTCCCCTGGGCGCTCGTCACCATCGGCGTCGGGGCGGGTGTGGTGATGACCCTGGGCGCGGACTCGATCATGGCCGCTGCCCGGCCGGAACAGGCCGGTCAGGCCGCCGCGATCCAGGAGACGGCCTTCGAGCTCGGTGCGGGGATGGGCATCGCCACCCTCGGTACGGCGCTCGCCGTGACCTATCGGATCGCCCTGCCACCGGTGCCCGGTCTCGGCCCCGGCGACCACGCCGCCGCGCGTGAGTCGATCGGCACGGCCATCGAGATCGCCGACCGGCTCGCCCCGCCGGTCGCCGTTCCGTTACGGGAGGTGGCGCGGAGCGCGTTCGAGCAGGGGTTCGCCACGGTCACCGCGGCCGCCGCCGTGATCGTGGTGCTCACCGCGGTCATGGCGGCGATCCTGCTAAAGGATGACGACGTGTGGAGATCAGGTCGTCAGCTTCTCCATCCTGGGGGGGGCGGAGCTTGCAGCTCCTCACCGTGCATGGGGTGCACGATTCAGGCCGCGTCGCCGGAAGCGTGA
- a CDS encoding transposase has product MTPTRAEGHDRCGHCEKKNRPNRDDFRCARCGFAAPADHNAAISIGRRAVSHASGDAA; this is encoded by the coding sequence ATGACACCGACCCGAGCGGAGGGCCACGACCGGTGCGGGCACTGCGAGAAGAAGAACCGTCCCAACCGGGACGACTTCCGGTGCGCCAGGTGCGGGTTCGCTGCCCCGGCCGACCACAACGCGGCGATCAGCATCGGTCGCCGGGCAGTGAGTCACGCTTCCGGCGACGCGGCCTGA